CTTTTTGACCAAGAACCAGCAGCATTCTTCTGATTCCAATTAAGCATCCTGGGTATTAAGTAGAAGATGTACTTAAGGGGAGGTGCGAGATGCCCTATACACCTAGAGTTTGTTCGTATTGTCAGCCTGAACAACCGTACATGATTGAAAATGATGAATTTATATTGGATCGATATTCAATTGTGTTGCTTGTTCTGATGACACTGTTTCTTCCTCCCGTAGCCATGACCATTGGCGGCCTGATGTTATTTAATGACAATACGTATAAGCAGGATACAGGTAAATTGCTCGTCACCGGGGCATTTGTAGTGATGGTTATTCTCACCGTTATTCTGTTTGCAGGTTCGGGGACATTGACGATTAACATCTAAGCTATGGAGGTGCTTGTATGGCAAATGAACAATTTGAGGCTGCACGGAAAGCAGAGGCAGGTTACCATTCTAACTTCTATCAGAATAATGAATTATTCGCGTCCGGTACCTGGATGGCGAGACCCATGCCGATGGTTATGGATATGCTTGAGCGTTTGCTTACCCATAAGACAGAGCTGCGTGTTCTCGATTTGGGATGTGGTGTAGGCAGACATACGATACCCATTGCGCAGCGTCTTGGGCAAACAAATAGTGAAGTTATCGGGGTGGATTTGCTGGATGAGGCTGCAGATGGACTTCGTAAATATGCGAAAGAATATCAGGTTGATCATATGGTGCAAGTAGAGAAGGCGGATGTTGAGCATTACGCTGTCAAGCCGGATCATTTTGATTATATTGCTGCTTGCTCTTGCCTGGAACATGTTTCAAATAAACAAGCCTTAGTGGAGGCTATTGAACGTTTGCAAGTGGGAACTCGTACAGGCGGCATTCATTGTATCACGATGAGTACGAGTGTAGAGGAAAAGGAAATCAACACAGGCCGGGAGATTGAGCCGTTGATTGAATTGAATCTGCCCACAGCTGAGGCTATAGCATTACTGGAGAAGGCTTATGCTAATTGGAACATTCTGCTTCAGGAACATGTAACACAGACGATCGAAGAGGAAAAATATGATGAACCGACACAGTTCCGTTGTGAACTGCTTCGTTTCGCTGCACAGAAGCAATAGTAGCCTGCCGGGATCGCGTAGTAAGGTCCCGGTAGTTCGTATTACTCCGCAGCTTAATAGAACATCACGAGAAGCATCATGGGATAGGGGACATCATCACACCAGAACATGGGGGATCAGAATGAGTACATATGTGATTGGCATGGATGGCGGGGGAAGTCATACACGTGTGGCATTGGCCGATGAGAACGGAAAGGTTTTGTCTTATGTGCAAAAAGGCGGTTGCAACCGCTATCATGATGCCAATGCAGAGCAGAACGTATTGGAGGGCATCGCTGAAGCTATTCGCAGAGCTGGGCTAGAAGTGGATCAGATTGCTTCCATTCAGGCGGGGATGGCAGGCCTGGATCAGCCAGAAGATACAGTCTGGGCTGAAGCTTTACTCGCTCAAACC
This window of the Paenibacillus marchantiae genome carries:
- a CDS encoding class I SAM-dependent methyltransferase, which translates into the protein MANEQFEAARKAEAGYHSNFYQNNELFASGTWMARPMPMVMDMLERLLTHKTELRVLDLGCGVGRHTIPIAQRLGQTNSEVIGVDLLDEAADGLRKYAKEYQVDHMVQVEKADVEHYAVKPDHFDYIAACSCLEHVSNKQALVEAIERLQVGTRTGGIHCITMSTSVEEKEINTGREIEPLIELNLPTAEAIALLEKAYANWNILLQEHVTQTIEEEKYDEPTQFRCELLRFAAQKQ